The Panthera uncia isolate 11264 chromosome B3 unlocalized genomic scaffold, Puncia_PCG_1.0 HiC_scaffold_1, whole genome shotgun sequence genome segment tggctcatgctctgggGTCCTAGACAATGCTTTTTATCACATTGGGTACATCTGAAATAGATTTATTTACATGATCATTGTTCTACTGAGTATCAACTTTTTACTACACAATAATTTTTGATGTAACATAAagttacatttcttaaaatataattctctTGTTGCATTTCACAGCATGTGagaaatgtatatgaaaataaacaagtagtgATACTGAGCCaaattctcattctcattcctATAATTCTTAATCTTTTCAAGTATATGATGGAGGTATAAGAATCTGGCCAGATGTGAAAAATCACCAATAAACTAAAGGACAGACCCTTAAAATTCATCACCAGTACAACTGTGAGGTGGAAGTGAGGAATACAGAAAATTGAGGTATTTTATATGATAAACTGTTTTATGGTGTGACTGGTGTGCAACttgatcttttctctttccaactCAAGTTAACAGGCTTCTAGCTATGACTATGAgtaaaacatatgaaaaactaACATGGACATGTCCTTGGGAAGAAGGTCAATactaagttgttaatgttacaTTTTTGGTCCCTGAGAAGGCGGAACACCAAGATTCCATCTAATCCTGCTTGATGGGTGAACTACTTCCTTGGTTTCAAACACAGTGAGAAGGATAACTCCTTCAGACCACTGGAACCAATCAGACAGTCATGAACAGATCTAAATTGaagcatttttctctttccagtttcCTACTCGGTCATAAGAGGTCTAAGTCAGGATCAAGTAGGCATCAAAAAAGAGCAATGGCCATGGCTCTGTAGACAATTGGAGCACTTTCTCCACTATTCTAGATTAGTTGAGCAGCTTGGAAAAGAGAGGTACCATCTCCCAATAAGAACTAGGCAGCCATCAATACCTTTGGTCTCCATGGACCAAAGTGCTTGTCTACACCTGGAAGACACTGCATATCAGTGCTTTACAAATGTCTAGGAACTAGCTTCTAGAAGTGAGCACAGTATTTACAAAGAGTGAAGCTgtcaaggaagaaggaagatgagGGGTGACTGTACACGTTAATAGTGTTCTGACAGACATgaaacccaaagaaaaagaacaaagaccaaCCTACTACAGCTGGAATGAACTTCTGGAGTTAATACTGAGTATAACAAACTGGCTTGAAAAGTAGGAATTGAAAGAATATTTCTTATTGCTGAACCAAGAGCAGCAAAGTGTATTTCACTAACATTCTAATGTGAAAATACTATAGTGACATCTGACTGAAGAACGAGTTATGAGCAGTTCTTATTCCTTGTGTGGCAAGAAGCAGACTACCCTTCCTCTCAAGGACCTTCTCTACAGAGATGGAATAGTCCTCTAGAAGAACAAAATGCCCAGGGTGGTCTCAGAATCCTTAATAGGCCCTACACTTGATCAATTAGCAAAACAGAAAGCAATCTTTTCAAATGCAAAGattcagatgaaaaaacaaagcatTGTCCAAGTAGCAGAGGAGAGAAACGGCTTATTTAAGTATCCAGGGTAAATTTGCAAATTGTGATCAGAAACATAAGATTTTAGAGAGGCTTGAAAACAAGTAGGCGGTAGGTAAATTTCTTCTTAGTTTATCAGAGATAAAGCCCAAGGAATAGTATAATCATGAAAATGTTtcatatgtatttacttttggaGAGACCAATGAGACCCATTCCCATTCTAGCTCCTCCCAAACTCTCACTTTgaggccttttttttctttgcaattccaaatgaattatgaaaacatgaatttataaaatatatatatatatatatatatatNNNNNNNNNNNNNNNNNNNNNNNNNNNNNNNNNNNNNNNNNNNNNNNNNNNNNNNNNNNNNNNNNNNNNNNNNNNNNNNNNNNNNNNNNNNNNNNNNNNNAAATCAGAAGTTATATGCTCTATGTCAAACTTGAAAATTGGGCTCTTTAGACTGCTGGTCATGTCCATTTGAGGCTAGAGTCACACACTTGAAATACAATCCTAAGAACTTTGTCCCACTGGAAGGAAAGCTGTTCATCCCACCAAAATAATCTGCTAAACCTGGGAGAGTCCAACTGTTCCAGAACAAGTCATCCTTAAAGAGGAGATCAGCTATTACTactttcagattttgttttgctataaacaaaacaaaacaaaacaaaacagggatgaTCATCCAGAAAATACCACTGCTGAGTATCCATGGTGTAACCGTGAACTAAAATATAATGAGGAACACTAATAGATGAATTTAAACTAAGCTTCAACTGTAAGctgtaacaaaataaacaagataatttccTTAAGACACATGAACTTTCTCAGTATACTTTTGTTCACCACatgtattcttttaatgtctCAAACTCCTTATGTAGGAAACTATTATACTGACACTGCTACATGATATTTTCAGAAAGTTCAGTTCAATAAATTAAGGCTTGCATTCCTAAAAATACCTgataataaaaaaacccaaatctttaGGAGCTGATAAAAAAAAGTGAGGGactttttgagtatttattaacTGTCAGTTAAtgtaagattaaaaattttttaaacaattttgttGCTGCTCTTAGTTCACTAATCACTGACAACTCATGCCATCACATCTACTTTTAATTCATAAAGGTGTTCTTCACTGTATGTTAaactatcctcattttatttagCCTCTTTTATTTAGCCTTTTATTTAGCCTCCCCACACTTTAGGGAACAATTTCTTTGGTCTTTAGAAATGTTCTTTTtgcctgaaaaaatatttttttccttagtgagTAACTTTAATTGGGTATTATTAAATGTGATATTCTAGTTCGCTAATTCTGCCTTACCCAATCCCATTTTCCAACTTGGCACAGTTCCCTATTTAGATAAAACATTGCATATGAAGTACATGATATCTTGATGAAATAATTTGCATCACTTTGTGCTTTGCTCCCACTTACTATACATAGGAGGTTACTATAAACAGACAAATGATCTCTTTGATCCAAATACTGGCATATTTAGTGGCTATTTTGCATTTCAGAAGATTAATGAGAGGTTGGGTGAGGAATTGTAGGGTGCTCTGCCATCTCAAACAACAGGGAGATGGCTAaattaattgttttcattttagaagaaaTTCTTTTGAAAACTTACTTTGTATGTTCCAATTTTCAGAAACTTGCCTGAGCTTGACTGTGTCTTTTAACCTGTTCCTGTATTATAGGGAACCTGACATATGTGCTATTGAACAGTTACTCTCTCATCTAACAACCTTATTATCAAgttgaataatttatttctttggaatgGCCACAATGGTCACTGAAAGAGAATGTGGATATATTTGATACTGGGTCCCAGTTACATagattaaatacaaataaaatacctTATGCTACTTAAGTCAACTGTCTTTAATTGGACAATAAAtacatgctaaaaataaaaaggtcaattTGCTCTTATGTGTCTTTCACTGTGACTTTCTTCCAACAAATGAATATACTGTTATTTCTAACTGctctatacatttatattttgaatagtgAAATATTAAAGTATAATCAAAGAGTTATCCTAAGAGAACATACACATAGTAATAGTCAAATTAAGTGAAGAGTTCAAGTGATAAAGGCACTGAAATTGATTTGAGCTATTGAAAGTCATCCTATAAATGGAACTCTGCATCAtgtccactcattctctctctatgtTCAATTAAAATGTCTTGGAGTAGGAGGTGGGAGAGTCAGCTCATTAGCggattaaaaacaattaaatgtatATACTTCTTATTTGGATGAGGTACCTGAATTTTATACATGCTTAATGCAAAATAACACAACTATAGACACATTTACTGTATAGTCAGACTATAAGACAACAATTTCCCCCATTTCCAAAGTAATCTTCTAAGTAACAATATCTGCTCCCCTGCAAAGACTAACCAGAAAGAGCCcaactttattttctattaaataatgttaaaatattgttaaaggAAATAGTATTCATGAAAGCTTCCAGGTTAATGGCAATGAACATGAGATTCCTCTCATCAGAGAGAGATGATGCCCAGACAACCATTTAGCAACTTTAGACTGCAGAGGGCTGGGCCCCTACTTGGATGCTGAGCGATGCTCCCTACTGTCCACCAGACCACCCATTAATATGCAAGCAACTTTAATACCAGTGATTAGGGTCTCTTCTACTTCACATCAAATTAGGACCAGAAACCACATCCATTTCCTATTCCTTGAGCCACCCACCCCCCTGTTGCATCCTAGTCTGTTTTCATATTAGATTTGTTCATCTCCCCAAGGTTGAAATTGAACTCTTTGAACACCTGTATAAGGACAATCCCAACAGAGACAGTAGTGAACCCACAGGCCATACCCAAGAAGTCCACCAGGCCCACGTTGCTCCATTCCCGAAAGAGGATGGCCGAGGCTAACAGGACGAGGGTGGTGAATACGACGTAATAGATGGCCCCGAACACAGAGGAGTCGAAGCACTCAAGTGCCTTGTTGATGTACCTGAACTGGACAATGATGCTGCAACCAAGCACGGCGAGGAGCACCAGGCACAGGCAGAGTGCCCGTTGACTGGATGGGTTGTTGTGGAAGATGTCTTGGGCTGCCAGCCCGATGCCCTTGGTGGAAGGCACGGTGAAACTCCCCAGCAAAGAGCAGATACTGATGTAGACCATGATGTTGGTAGGCCCATGGGCTGGTGCAATCCAAAAGATGAGCAGTAGCAGCATAAGGAGCACGATACACAAATAGCCCACAAACACTGGAAAACAGACAATTTTCTTACTTTGGAGTCAATTCAACAAACCCTAGGCAGAATGTGGTCCTGTGTGTGTGGCCAGAGTGGGAGGGTTCTTCAGGAACATGTGGGGTAGTTGTGGCTGTTGCAGTGATTTAAGGGCTACATATAGTGGGCCAAGGCCAGGGGCCCTGAGATGTGGAGACAGTACCACACAAAGATCTCATTCTTCTCACAACTTCTGAGGGTCTCCTTGGACTTGTAAGTGACAAATGTGCTTATAATTATCAGAGCCTAGAACCcagttatatataaaacaaaataatttttgcatatatttaatatGCACTGAATTTTTCAGAACTTCATTAAGAACTTCATCCCATTGCTGACAACAATATCCCTGAATGTTTGAGTTAATAGCACGACACTCCACGTGAGTCTTTATTTACAGCTCCCAGGCTCTCAGCAACTCCACAAGGCATGGGGTCTACTGGTATGTCTTCTATAGTTGTACCTGagcattctattttattataaagtacTATCCTGCTATTTCTCCTTCATATTACAATTAAGGCTTTATTTGCTTTGAAGTTATGTGTACAAAAGGAGGTTGTAATTTCTAATTCAATCTGAGATTATAAAGGAGGTGTTAGAAGCTGGGCCTGACAGGGCTAGGAACAGCCTGGACATGCACTAGGCAGGCTGTGGCTCTTCCTCAAAcgtatgaagaaaaaagaactacagagcCCTGTTCTGAGGGAAGATTCAGGAAGATGACCTTAAAATTTCTTCTGAGGCAATTCTTTGACAAAAAAAttcataatgtttttttaacctttagaaaaaaaatttaaaaacttagaagcctcttggggtgcctaggtgacccAGTTGGTTAACCATtcagctcttaatttcagctcaggtcataatctcacaattcgtgagatcaagcttcacattgggctctgcactggcagcatggagcttgcttgagattctctttgtcCTGAGCATGTAAGcacgtgagctctctctctcaaaataaataaacattaaaaaaaacttagaaaccTCTTTAATTTATAAGTGGctagaataggggcacctgggtggctcagtcagttaagcgtctgatttcagttcaggtcatgatctcacggtccgtgggttcaagccccacgtcgggttctgtgctgacagctcagagcctggagcctgcttcagactctgtgtctccctctctctgttcctcccctacttgcattctgtctctcaaaaataaaataaacattaaaaaaaatttataagtgGCTAGAAtaacatcattttatattccagGTTAAAACACGTTAttcatgttaaaaagaaaaatcttttaggggcacctgggtggctcagtcagctaagtgtccaactgttgatttcagcacaggtcatcatctcacagtagtgagattGAGCActacatcgggatctgtgctgacagtgcagagcctgcctgggattctctctctccccctctctctgcccctccctgcttgagcacgtggctctctcaaaataaataaataaactacaatttaaaaaaaagaaaaatctttttgctACCATCATATTTTCATACCAAATTATTATGGCAGTATTCAAATTAGATATGTTTTTTGTAAAAGTTAAGACCTGAATATACTGGTATCATCCACATTTATCAGAAAGTAAAAAGCCTTtggatatatttttctgaaaattacaTAAAGTAAATTCTTCAGGATATTCATAtccatttttctgatttttttcatgtttttgtactttcatttctcacagttttggaaatattttggcTTTTACAGGAGGAAGTAAATATAACAATGCTAAATGTTTAGGGataaaaaaattacaggaaaatACAGTCTAGGTTAATTTCATTATGAATCCCTTTTGAAATTTTACAGATATTTCCACTGCAATGTCATTCACTGCCAATTAAAAGCTATAAAAGAGTGGTGAGGTATTTGTGGCTTAGAGATGTCTGTATTTGGGATATTGGTGTGGATGCAGTTTTGTGCTGGCACGTGTCTAAAATTGTTGGTAAGCAATATAAGATGGTCTGCTGGGAGTAATTTAGAAGAATCTATACTTTAGGCCAGTACAATTATGTAGACTGTTGTTTTTTATAGCATTTGTCATGTCAAAAACATGTAGAAAAACTATACAGAGATCTCTATGGGAAATCCAAAGATAAATCAAATTGGGTCTCAGCTCTCAGTTTCACATTACAGGGAAGTGTAGAGGCTTGGGCACAACAGTGGTCCTGAGGGGAACATGGTCCAGACACATTACAGGGAAGTGTAGAGGCTTGGGCACAACAGTGGTCCTGAGGGGAACATGGTCCAGAGCAGATCCCAGGAGGACTGacacaaaagagaagagacagtaGGAATGCAGGAAAGGAGGTAGGGTGGGAGTACTGGGAGGTGGCAAGAGGTGACAGGAGGAGGCGTGTGGGGGGTGGTCATAGGAGGTAGGGGAATGGGAAGGCCATGGTAAGTGGGAGGTGGGTGCTCATGGGATTGAGGCCTGAGGGGATGAGGCCGCGTTGAGGGGGCCAGGTGATAAAGGCACCCATGTGCAAGATCCCAGAGGTCCGGAAGAAAGCAGAAGCAGTACTGAACTCCAGGGAGCAGGGATGCAAGGTCCAGAACCACCAGACCTCCTCCCACTCCTGGGGCAGCAGGAGAGCAGGGGATGCTATAAAGTGTAGGGCACAGCAATGGCCACTCATGTGCAAAGTCAAACACAGGGTCTGTGAAAACAGACCATAGGTAGGCCAACCCAAGCCCAGGCCTGGATCACACTGGAGACAGACAAGCTCTCTGGCACCTTTGCTAGAAAGGAGTTACCTGGGTTAGTCAGCTTCTCTTCCAGCTCAGCCTGAGTGGTCACACTCTCAGATTTCGGGGAGTGGATAATCAGTACAACAGAACCTGCACAGCTTAGCAGACATCCCAACTTGCCCAAGATGTTGAGCTTTTCCTTTAGAAGATAAGAAGCTAAAATGgacctttgtttaaaaaaagagagagagaaatcgtTAAAATTTAATACTATCTGACCTGTTTCTACTAACTGTAGTTATTTTAGAAAAGCCGTATTTTCTTGATAGCcatattcatttttaacttaGTTTTTAAGAGTAGAAA includes the following:
- the NIPA1 gene encoding magnesium transporter NIPA1, translating into MSPLWVSYVLLSWLSRDCCGRTGGLDWPLVWLTVKPGHYCCECAGGQGCSSFPSALWESLEEGVVSADASHQLLWGWQLGGSHLGSVPAWVGRFVNLLLCTFLTFLSHSFIGTSYLTDIVWWAGTIAMAVGQIGNFLAYTAVPTVLVTPLGALGVPFGSILASYLLKEKLNILGKLGCLLSCAGSVVLIIHSPKSESVTTQAELEEKLTNPVFVGYLCIVLLMLLLLIFWIAPAHGPTNIMVYISICSLLGSFTVPSTKGIGLAAQDIFHNNPSSQRALCLCLVLLAVLGCSIIVQFRYINKALECFDSSVFGAIYYVVFTTLVLLASAILFREWSNVGLVDFLGMACGFTTVSVGIVLIQVFKEFNFNLGEMNKSNMKTD